The following proteins are encoded in a genomic region of Brachyhypopomus gauderio isolate BG-103 unplaced genomic scaffold, BGAUD_0.2 sc51, whole genome shotgun sequence:
- the LOC143487843 gene encoding uncharacterized protein LOC143487843 isoform X1 — MEKEKSYNCLQCGNNFTKHSDLQKHQRIHTGEKPYHCSECGKSFTQQSHLNVHQRIHTGEKPYHCSECGKSFTKQSHLKQHQRIHTGEKPYHCSECGKSFTQQNSLKTHQRIHTGEKPYHCSECGKSFTTLSHLQQHQLIHTGEKPYHCSECGRSFTQQKNLKTHQRIHTGEKPYHCSECGKSFTRQSTLNKHQHIHTGEKPYHCSECGKSFTRQSTLNEHQHIHTGEKQYHCSECGKSFTRQSSLQLHQHIHTGEKPYHCSVCGKSFTQQSNLQRHQRIHTGEKPYGSRGEV; from the coding sequence atggaaaaggagaaaagctacAACTGCTTACAGTGTGGAAATAATTTTACTAAACACAGTGATCTccagaaacaccagcgcattcacacaggagagaagccatatcactgctcagagtgtgggaagagttttactcaacagagtcatctcaacgtacaccagcgtattcacacaggagagaagccatatcactgctcagagtgtgggaagagttttactaaacagagtcatctcaagcaacaccagcgcattcacacaggagagaagccatatcactgctcagagtgtgggaagagttttactcaacagaatagtctcaaaacacaccagcgcattcacacaggagagaagccatatcactgctcagagtgtgggaagagttttactacactgaGTCATCTTCAACAACACCAgctcattcacacaggagagaagccatatcactgctcagagtgtgggaggagttttactcaacagaaaaatctcaaaacacaccagcgcattcacacaggagagaagccatatcactgctcagagtgtgggaagagttttactagacagagtactctcaacaaacaccagcacattcacacaggagagaagccatatcactgctcagagtgtgggaagagttttactagacagagtactctcaacgaacaccagcacattcacacaggagagaagcaatatcactgctcagagtgtgggaagagttttactagacagagtagtcttcaactgcaccagcacattcacacaggagagaagccatatcactgctcagtgtgtgggaagagttttactcaacagagtaatcttcaaaggcaccagcgcattcacacaggagagaagccatatggAAGCCGTGGGGAAGTCTAA
- the LOC143487845 gene encoding uncharacterized protein LOC143487845: protein MPYGHRPASNGRENVLDTAMSVLEATENDSPSTDEASASLEPPASPVSSVSYTKPAVSTPAGSQTPVRQPNKGKRQRTQTDLDIGTHLLEMQAQDVRMHEQREEHIQLLLRDCREAREQEAELRRVELAENVSFNRAFLGVLGELVNTMRDRHQ, encoded by the exons atgccatacGGTCACCgaccagccagtaacggaagagaaaacgtgctggacacagcaatgtcggtgctggaggccacggagaatg attccccttccactgacgaggcaaGCGCCTCTTTGGAACCTCCCGCCTCCCCCGTATCATCCGTGTCATACACGAAACCAGCGGTCTCTACACCGGCTGGATCTCAAACGCCTGTCAGGCAGCCCAATAAAg GCAAGCGACAAAGGACCCAGACGGACCTGGATATCGGCACACATCTTCTGGAGATGCAGGCACAGGATGTGCGGATGCACGAGCAGCGTGAGGAGCACATCCAGCTGCTGCTCCGTGATTGTCGTGAGGCCCGTGAACAAGAAGCCGAGCTGAGGAGAgtggagttggcggaaaatgtttccttcaaccgggctttcctcggggtgcttggcgaacttgtgaacaccatgcgagacagacaccagtaa